In Flavobacteriales bacterium, the DNA window ACCTTGGTAGCCTTCGCAAACACGGATGGCGGCCGGTTGCTCGTTGGCGTCAAAGATAACGGTAAGATCGCCGGTGTGCGAACGTCTGAGGAATGGCATGTCATCGAAGGGGCGGCCGACTTGTATTGCGACCCTCCCGTTGAAGTTGAAGCCCATCGTTGGGAAGTCGACGGTGTGGAAGTTCTTGAAGTCGAAGTGCGCCCTCGCGGGCGGAAGGTCCACAAGGCGCAAGATAAGGAAGGACGTTGGTGGGCTTATTTCCGGAACGCCGATAGAAATCTGAAGGCTCATATCGTACAAATTGCGCAATGGCAAGAGGATGAACGTCCTCGCGGATCTTTGATCGAACTGCAACCCGA includes these proteins:
- a CDS encoding ATP-binding protein, whose amino-acid sequence is MHPIQSKIKEGEHQRQDFKFRVDDAHKIAITLVAFANTDGGRLLVGVKDNGKIAGVRTSEEWHVIEGAADLYCDPPVEVEAHRWEVDGVEVLEVEVRPRGRKVHKAQDKEGRWWAYFRNADRNLKAHIVQIAQWQEDERPRGSLIELQPEEKHVLEMLRTKNLQLNEIQRAVGMPRRALVSYLAHLMWWGLIALDYEGERPNHWRFHLIKSHSRTNSESEHQ